The following are from one region of the Bactrocera oleae isolate idBacOlea1 chromosome 6, idBacOlea1, whole genome shotgun sequence genome:
- the LOC106622782 gene encoding chitin synthase chs-2-like, translated as MFNEFYNQRRRWVPSTIANIFDLLSDADMVVQNNSSNSTPYIVYQAMLMVGTILGPGTIFLMMVGALVAVFSTSIWSSFLWNFVPVFCFILSCIYLKQKFQIKNIWELMAVLMMMMAVLIGIIIQMIDDGPPAPASLLFLLVFMQIFIAGIVHPQEVGALICGFIYYITIPSMYMLLLIYSVFNMNDVSWGTREVTVKKISDEDAAQEIRGNAVNIARQLQRPKRFDDDDENSSDGEDNLYTDARADKNNSMVRRHTIFKLHESRNKTQLDYSDLPRNFELRFLGEDELKVKHISMSRKSLIILNEKRCVAKRRLTEQVKHNTDFNKNPLPCVRTDYTNAAFESPLI; from the exons ATGTTCAATGAATTCTATAATCAACGACGACGTTGGGTTCCCTCCacaattgcaaatatatttgatttacttTCCGATGCGGATATGGTCGTGCAGAATAATAGTTCCAATTCAACGCCGTACATTGTTTATCAGGCCATGCTAATGGTTGGCACAATTTTGGGTCCAGGTACTATATTCTTGATGATGGTGGGTGCTTTGGTAGCTGTTTTCAGCACAAGTATTTGGAGCTCATTCTTGTGGAACTTCGTTCCTGTGTTTTGCTTCATTCTGTCgtgcatttatttaaaacaaaaatttcag ATAAAGAATATTTGGGAATTGATGGCTGtattgatgatgatgatggctGTATTGATTGGCATAATTATACAGATGATAGACGACGGACCTCCGGCACCGGCCTCCCTACTTTTTCTTCtggtttttatgcaaattttcatcGCTG GCATAGTGCATCCCCAAGAAGTCGGAGCGTTAATATGCGGTTTCATCTATTATATTACCATTCCTTCCATGTACATGCTCCTTCTTATTTACTCAGTCTTTAATATGAATGATGTTTCATGGGGTACAAGAGAAGTGACAGTAAAGAAG ATTTCAGATGAGGACGCGGCACAGGAAATACGCGGAAATGCCGTTAATATCGCTCGACAGTTGCAACGGCCAAAACGctttgatgatgatgatgagaaTTCGTCAGATGGCGAAGACAATTTATATACCGATGCAAGGGCTGACAAAAACAATAGCATGGTTCGTCGACATACAATCTTTAAACTGCATGAGAGTCGGAATAAAACCCAACTAGATTATAGTGATTTGCCACGAAACTTTGAACTACGTTTTCTTGGTGAAGACGAGTTAAAGGTCAAACACATTTCGATGAGTAGAAAATCACTAATCATCCTAAACGAAAAACGTTGTGTGGCAAAACGACGCCTAACGGAGCAAGTGAAGCACAATACTGACTTTAACAAGAACCCTTTGCCCTGTGTACGGACAGATTATACAAATGCAGCTTTTGAGTCTCCCTTGATATAA